In the Nitrospira sp. genome, ACAGCCGAAGAGCTCGGTGGCGCCGATCTCCATACCAGGCTCTCCGGCGTGAGCGATCATCTAGCGGAAAGCGACGATGAAGCCCTTGAGATCTGTCGATCGATCGTCGACACACTGCCTCGACGACCGACCCTTCGCAAGCCGGCTACAGTCGAGGAGCCGTGCTACCCGGCCGGCGAATTGTATGGACTCATTCCGAGCAATCCGCGTCAGACCTTCGAAGCCCGTGAAGTCATTGCTCGCTTAGTGGACGGCAGCCGCTTTCACGAGTTTAAGGCTCGATACGGTCGGACGCTCACATGCGGTTTCGCCCGTTGGATGGGGCATCAGGTCGGCATCATCGCGAACAACGGCGTGCTCTTCTCCGAAGCCGCCTTGAAAGGCGCGCACTTCGTCCAGCTCTGCGCCCAACGGCGTCTGCCGCTCGTGTTTTTCCAAAACATCACCGGTTTCATGGTCGGGAAGGACTATGAGGCGCGGGGGATCATCAAGGACGGCGCGAAGATGGTGCAAGCGGTGGCGACCGCCGATGTGCCGAAGATCACCATTATTATCGGCGCCTCTCATGGTGCCGGCAATTATGCCATGTGCGGGCGAGCCTATGGTCCGCGGTTTCTCTTTCTCTGGCCCAATGCGCGAACCTCGGTCATGGGGGCTCAACAGGCGGCGCAGGTGCTCTTGACCGTAAAACAGCAACAGCGAGAGCGCGACAAAGCTGCTCTCTCGGAAGATGAGCAGCGAAAGATCACGGACTCCACGCGGGCACAGTACGAGCGGGAGGGAAGTCCCTATTTCAGCACGGCTCGGCTCTGGGATGACGGGATTATCGATCCGATGGAGACAAGGAACATTCTCGGTCTGTGTCTTGATGTGGCCATGACGACACCGGTTCGCTCGTCGCATCCGCCTGTCTTTCGCATGTGAGGTGCCTATGAAGGATTCTACGTTAATCCTCGTTGAGTCCAACAAAAACAGCGCACGCGTGATCTTGAATCGACCTGATCGGCGGAACGCATTCGACGCCCGCATGGTGAAAGAACTGTGCGACGTCTTCACCTTGTTGAGCCAGGACTCCTCGCTTCGCGCAATTACGTTAGCCGGCAACGGCGCTGTGTTTTGCGCAGGTGCAGACATCAATTGGTTGGCATCGGAGAGTGCGGTGTCTGCCGCTCAAGCGCGTGAGGATGCTGAACAGCTCGCGAGGATGTTCCGTACCATTGATGAATGTCCTTGTCCGGTGATCGGGCAAATTCAGGGTCCGGCCTTCGGAGGCGGGGTTGGCTTGGTTGCAGCCTGCGATATCGCTGTCGCGGCCAAGGACGCGACCTTCGCTCTCAGTGAGGTGCGGTTAGGAATGGTGGCGGGAGTGATTGCTCCTCTTCTGCTTCGGAAGACCGGCGATTCTTTTCTGCGAAGGTTCTGCCTGACCGGCGAGGTATTTTCCGCCGCTGCTGCGAAACAATACAACCTTGTTCATGACGTCGTTGAGAAGGATCAGCTCGGTTCCCGCGTCGTTGAGTTAGTTCATGCAGTTTCAAATCTCGCGCCGCAAGCAGTGCGGGACACTAAAGCCCTGATCCGGCGACTTCGCGCAGTTCCCGACGATGGGCGATGGAATGCCGGTATTGAAGCCAATGCCTATGCCCGTCTTTCGGTGGAGGCACAAGAAGGATTTCGGGCTTTTCTTGAAAGGCGCTCTCCGGTCTGGACAACTGGATCAGGGAGTCAGGGCAAGAAATCCTCAATAAAAGGGCCGTACGATGTCGCTGAGCGAAAGGCATAGCACAGTTTTACGGCCCATCCGCATCATTGAAGTCGGTCCGCGGGACGGACTGCAGAATGAATCGGATATCGTCTCAACAGAGGCCAAGGTGTCATTTGTGGATGGTCTGTCAGAAACCGGTGTCACAGAGATCGAAGCCGGATCCTTCGTATCACCTCGAGCGATCCCGCAATTGGCGGATTCCGACGAGGTGTTTCGGAAAATCAACCGCAAACTCGGTGTCGTCTATTCGGCATTGGTGCCAAACGAACGAGGATTGGAGCGGGCGAGAGCCGCGGCGGTGAATAAGATCGCGGTCTTTACGGCGGCCTCCGACATGTTCACCCGACGGAACATCAACTGTACGGTGAGCGAGTCGATCGAACGGTTCAGGCCGGTGGTGTTCAGCGCAAAACGGGATGGCATGATGGTGCGCGGATACATTTCCACGGTGACCCATTGCCCCTTCGAGGGAACTGTTCAGCCGTCTCAGGTTCTGGACGTGATACGGATGGTGCTCGATCTGGGAGTCGATGAGATTTCGCTTGGGGACACTGTCGGAAAGGCGTCCCCCCGTGACATCCGGAAACTCTTGGATGAGATAGTGCCGCGCATTGACCGAAGCTGCCTCTCGCTTCACGTTCATGACACCTGCGGCATGGCGGTGGCCAATGTCCTGACCGCGTGGACGGAGTACGGCATCGAGACGTTTGACACGTCCGCCGGAGGACTAGGCGGGTGTCCTTATGCGCCGGGGGCGTCGGGGAACGTTGCGACGGAAGACGTGGTCTATGCCTTGAGAGCATCCGGCGCCTTGCTGACTGTGGATGAGCGGAAGGTCGTTGCGGCGGCAAGCAAGATCGGTGAGGCTCTGAACCGCCGACTGTCCTCGCGTTTATCGCAGGTACAGATAGAACAAACCGCGTATGAGGGGGCGGCATGAGTCCTTTCGGTCCACACCCGTTCATGTGCGATATCCACGGTTTAGCGATCTTAGCTGAGCAGGTGAGGGCCGGAAACGTCCGCGCCGTATCACGCCTGATCTCTTTGTTGGAAAACCACCCGGGCGCGAGGGAAGCGTTGCGCCTGCTCAGCATCTCGCATAAGCCGGTGGTGATCGGGATTACGGGCTATCCAGGAGCCGGGAAAAGTACGCTTGTCGATCGCTTGGTAAGCTTCTATCGGCGGCAAGGTTTGAAAGTGGGGGTTCTGGCGGTCGATATCAGCAGTCCTGTCACGGGCGGTGCCCTACTGGGTGACCGTATCAGGATGCAGGAACATGCAGTGGATGACGGGGTCTATATCAGAAGCATGGCCACTCGTGGGCATCATGGAGGGCTTGCTCCAGCGACCGGCGACGCGAGGCTGGTACTGGAAGCAGCCGGATATGAGGTGATCCTGATTGAGACCATCGGGGTCGGCCAGGATGAAATCGACATCGTCGATGTCGCGCATACCGTTGTGGCGGTGGTGGCACCGGGCCTTGGGGACGAAGTTCAAGCTATGAAGGCCGGACTCTTGGAAGTTGCGCATATCGTCGTCGTCAACAAAGGAGACCTTCCTGGCTTGGATCACACCTTACAGGATTTGCTGGAATGGTGTCCGAATGTGTTGCGTGCGGTCGCGACGACAGGCGAGGGGATTGCGGAGCTTGCTGCCGCGATCACGGAGCATCAACAAGCCGGCGATGTTCGTCACGTCGAGAAAGCTTGGAATCGCTCACACTCGACTCAAGCTTAGCTTGGTTTGGGAGGATGTATGCCGCATCAATTATTGACGATCTCTCACCATGTCGCGCGGATCACGCTCCATAATCCACCGGCCAACGTACTGAATCTTTCCGTGATCAAGGAGCTCAACCTGGTCTTGAATAAGTTGGAGGAAGACGAGTATGTCCGAGTGGTGATGGTGACCGGTACGGGACGATTTTTCTGCGCGGGCGCCGACATCAATGAACTGGCTCATCTTCATACGGAGCGCGGCGGGTCGGAGTTCGCGTCTCGCGGACAGGCGCTTTTCAACCGCATTGAGCGGTCGGATAAACCGGTTCTTGCCGCGATCAACGGAACCTGTGTCGGTGGTGGTCTCGAACTCGCTCTGGCCTGCCATATTCGTGTAGCGGCCGCAGGTGCACTGTTGGGGTTGCCGGAAATCAAACTCGGTCTCATTCCCGGCTTCGGAGGAACTCAGCGGTTGCCGCGAATCGTTGGGCCTTCCAAGGCGGCGGAAATGATTTTGACGGGGAAGACTGTCTCGGCGGAGGAGGCGTTGCGAATCGGTCTGCTGAGTCGAGTCGTACCGGCGCACGAGCTGATCACACAGGTTGAAACCATCGCAGCTTCAATGACCACGCAGGGGAAAACCGCGGTTGAGGCCGCACTCCATGCGATCAGGGGAGGAATCGACATCCCCCTGTCGGAAGGCCTGGCCAGGGAAGCAGAGTTATTCGGTCGGTTGTGCGTCTCTCCTGACAAG is a window encoding:
- a CDS encoding methylcrotonoyl-CoA carboxylase → MRTLTTSMITTSSEFASNRVHYEGLVADLQKHLALVRAGGPPEATVLHRQRGKLTARERVAKLLDPDAPWLELSPLAASGMYDDRISSAGLVTGIGYVSGRPCVIAANDATVKGGTYFPMTIKKHLRAQEIALENRVPAIYLVDSGGVFLPMQADVFADKEHFGRIFYNQARMSALGIPQIAVVMGMCTAGGAYMPAMCDENVIVKGTGTIYLAGPPLVKAATGEDVTAEELGGADLHTRLSGVSDHLAESDDEALEICRSIVDTLPRRPTLRKPATVEEPCYPAGELYGLIPSNPRQTFEAREVIARLVDGSRFHEFKARYGRTLTCGFARWMGHQVGIIANNGVLFSEAALKGAHFVQLCAQRRLPLVFFQNITGFMVGKDYEARGIIKDGAKMVQAVATADVPKITIIIGASHGAGNYAMCGRAYGPRFLFLWPNARTSVMGAQQAAQVLLTVKQQQRERDKAALSEDEQRKITDSTRAQYEREGSPYFSTARLWDDGIIDPMETRNILGLCLDVAMTTPVRSSHPPVFRM
- a CDS encoding enoyl-CoA hydratase/isomerase family protein, whose amino-acid sequence is MKDSTLILVESNKNSARVILNRPDRRNAFDARMVKELCDVFTLLSQDSSLRAITLAGNGAVFCAGADINWLASESAVSAAQAREDAEQLARMFRTIDECPCPVIGQIQGPAFGGGVGLVAACDIAVAAKDATFALSEVRLGMVAGVIAPLLLRKTGDSFLRRFCLTGEVFSAAAAKQYNLVHDVVEKDQLGSRVVELVHAVSNLAPQAVRDTKALIRRLRAVPDDGRWNAGIEANAYARLSVEAQEGFRAFLERRSPVWTTGSGSQGKKSSIKGPYDVAERKA
- a CDS encoding hydroxymethylglutaryl-CoA lyase, which produces MSLSERHSTVLRPIRIIEVGPRDGLQNESDIVSTEAKVSFVDGLSETGVTEIEAGSFVSPRAIPQLADSDEVFRKINRKLGVVYSALVPNERGLERARAAAVNKIAVFTAASDMFTRRNINCTVSESIERFRPVVFSAKRDGMMVRGYISTVTHCPFEGTVQPSQVLDVIRMVLDLGVDEISLGDTVGKASPRDIRKLLDEIVPRIDRSCLSLHVHDTCGMAVANVLTAWTEYGIETFDTSAGGLGGCPYAPGASGNVATEDVVYALRASGALLTVDERKVVAAASKIGEALNRRLSSRLSQVQIEQTAYEGAA
- the meaB gene encoding methylmalonyl Co-A mutase-associated GTPase MeaB; its protein translation is MCDIHGLAILAEQVRAGNVRAVSRLISLLENHPGAREALRLLSISHKPVVIGITGYPGAGKSTLVDRLVSFYRRQGLKVGVLAVDISSPVTGGALLGDRIRMQEHAVDDGVYIRSMATRGHHGGLAPATGDARLVLEAAGYEVILIETIGVGQDEIDIVDVAHTVVAVVAPGLGDEVQAMKAGLLEVAHIVVVNKGDLPGLDHTLQDLLEWCPNVLRAVATTGEGIAELAAAITEHQQAGDVRHVEKAWNRSHSTQA
- a CDS encoding enoyl-CoA hydratase/isomerase family protein encodes the protein MPHQLLTISHHVARITLHNPPANVLNLSVIKELNLVLNKLEEDEYVRVVMVTGTGRFFCAGADINELAHLHTERGGSEFASRGQALFNRIERSDKPVLAAINGTCVGGGLELALACHIRVAAAGALLGLPEIKLGLIPGFGGTQRLPRIVGPSKAAEMILTGKTVSAEEALRIGLLSRVVPAHELITQVETIAASMTTQGKTAVEAALHAIRGGIDIPLSEGLAREAELFGRLCVSPDKQEAVQAFLEKRQQKLAETGA